ggaaaaatatacaagAATGAGTCAGAGAACGAGGAGGGATGGGCTAACCTTGCAGTCGGGCTGGCTGGTGAACCCGCTGCCCATTTTATTGCCGTTCTTGCCCGTCGGTGTCGTTGCATTGGTGGCCGGCTTCTTCTGGTTGGCCGTCATTTGGCGGCGCTTGTTCTGCACGTTCAACAGTAAAGAGATGAAAGtgttttttaactctttcTCGTACTCGAGCTCGTCTCGAAGGGCCAGCTCGGCGATTAAAGTCTCGGAATGGTGCTGGACCCGCCACTCCAGCTCGGACAGGAGCTCATTCAGCTGGCCGACGCTCCACGTTTCCAACtctgcaaacaaaaacaacgacAATTGTAGAGAGTGAGACAAAGTCGGACAAGAGGTGGACTGACTTTCTTGATGAATGGCGTTAGACAATCGGTAGGGCATGGCGCATTCGGGCGTGTCCGGACTCTGATGCATGTTCTCGCTCATTTCCGGCGACGAAGGATCCtttattatgtaataaaataaatctctgaaacttgttttttttttttaaattcaaacaaatggCGGGGGGGTTGAAATACCTGCATGAGGTCGTCAATTTCCTTGATGACTTCTTCGGCCGACTGGAGCGGTTCAATTTCCAAGTCGGGCGGATTGTGTGCCACGATCAATGCGTGCAAGTCCAAATCGGAGGCCACAGCTTCATCCTCATCTGACAGCGTGTCTACCTCTTGACTGGGTTTCTGTGTGGGGAAGAAAAGGTAAACGCCTTATTAGAATAACTGAATACAACCTACTCAAAAGTCCTTTGAGGCTCTTGGCTCTTTTCTGGTTACCTGTCTGTCGTGCAGCTGAAGAGTTGGTAAATGTAACCGTCGGGTCATCGACTTTGACCAGTCAATTGGGAGGATGTTTCCATAATTGCCAGTCAATGTCCACCACATCCTGAATtagaaagagacaaaaaaacaaaaacagacgGATGAGAATCATCAACAGcatccagaaaaaaataaaaaggatctTTGCCAACACCATCCCAAACTGGGTGTATTTTTTGTCTCACACTGCGATGAATCAGAGAGCCCTTGAATGGGGGGATACTGCCATACtggtttatttctttaaaaacgaGTCGACCAAGGCGATGAAAGGTTGATGTCATTTTCAACAACACGATTTGGATGTTACTCAAATTTATAACACCACACGGCcacttcatttattttctttcaaatatgggcaaagaaagaaaaaatttattcgagCACGCGCCCTGTCCTTGCTCCAGGAAATTCCTATAGGGGATCAATGgcgggcacacacacacacacacacgctacTGGCTACAATGGTTTGTACACGACGTCCTTTCGGGTCTTACGACTCAAAGTTATTGATCGCGACGCAAGGAGACTATAAGGGGCTTGCCGATGGAATCTAGCAACACGAGCTTGATTGGGAAGCATAGCCTATCCAATCGTCATGTTACATAAGCCtttgaagaataagaagaagaattccataGGTGGTGGTCCCTCCATGTCTTTTATGGGCGGCGGTTTGTGTctgacacacacaagagtctaGTGGTTCGGGGATAGTCTTCGAGCTAAACATGGTCACAAAACTTTCACACTCTGATTATGGATGGAACTGGGCTCGTgtacaactacaacaacaaccggagACGTTGGGGTCCTTAACAAGAAAGATTTATAAGCCGTGTGTAGTAAAAACACGCTTTGCGCGGTAGAACCGCTCCCGACGCCTTAGACGTGAGCTgtccaggtaaaaaaaaaaagaaatataaataaaaagaaatatataaattctTCTCTGTTGGGCAATCAATAACTCTCTGAACGGCTCTCCATGGCATAcagcaggaaaaagaaaaagtcaagagAGTCCCGGTAAGGCGAGATCAACATGAGATCCTCCTCTTCCTGGTGTCATGGCAATTTGAATACGAACTCacgaagggggggggggggagaagaaaaagaaaaagaaaagaaagaactcgAATGTGTCAAATGATTTACGTACTGTGACTCGTTGATGATGTCGTCTTGGTTACGAATTTGGACGGGGGCGAGGCTCTCGACATTCTGATCGAGATCGCGGAAACATTTGGTGATTTTGTCGTCGAACGTGTTGACTAGATCCTCGAGCGAAGTTGACAGAGAGCTGCTCGTTTCGCCAAAATGATCGGccatgttgttgctgctgctgctctccatTTTCTTGACATTATCCAAGGCTTTGTTCCTCGGCGGTGGGCTGCTGTTATTAGTCGTGTTGCCATTGTCGTTGCCGTTGTTGAATTCGACCGCCTGCTGGAAATCACTGAACTCGTTCCACTCTTCACTCGGTGCCAGCGGCGCCTCGGCGCTCAAATCGGCCATTTTGGACAAAAATTCTCACAACAGTCCTTCTCACCGTACTGGATACTCAAACACTGGCGGCAGGCTCTTCTGCAGAGCTGAAGACTAGACTAGACTTTGCTGGCctatcttttttccccccttcggCAGTTCGATGTTCACCCAGGAGGGTTAGCCCAGGACACACCCCCCCGCACTTCAACACCCATCTAGCGGCCATTTTTGTGACTGAACGTCTAATTCCAGTTtggccaataaaaaaacaaaactaccGCGAATTTCagatgaaaattttgaaaaacgaaGCAAAAATCATTAAAGTTTCGTCACGTTAAGACATTGTCTCTCCACGAGGAAGGTCATTTAAAAGTAATTAGTAATTCACTGCGGTCTGCAACAGCAGTTTGTTGATTcgttataaagaaaaagatggaggaAAACCACACCATGTGTGGTGTGTGGGACttgtgaaaataaaacgaaaaaaaataaaaaagggagccGCCTACGGGACGTCGTCGGCAGTAGACTTTCCGCCGTCATTTATATGTAATGCACAATATTGATCACGGACTGCCTGGGGCGCTTTACGATCCAAGGGCGATCATGCTGAATGGCGCACCGGTATATTTCAtccgcttttttgttttcaaacaaaaaggcccattcgattgaaaaatgggcaactgggaaaaagaaaaagaaaaaaaatagaaaaccacACAACCACCAATCTCCCAGGACAGAAGCTACTGATGTTCAATATTGTTGCATGCTGATGAGACGTGTCCTTCCCGGTCCCTCCTTCCTCCCGCCCAAGTCGGTGCATTCGTACTCACGAAGACGCCCAGCTGGTATATATAAGCACAGACATCTGGTATAactttataaatatatatatatgtacagaGTAGGCTATACGAGTCTAAAAGCCGTCCgttagtttcttctttttttttattttggtgccTGAATTatgtgaagaaaaatgaagctCTGGTCGTCACGCTCCCATGGCTTCAAAAGATGGAGGACAAACAGAAATAATGGGATTCAAATTGTGAACGCAAAGGATGAAAAGATAATGGTCTCTGCACCCACAAGATCGGATGACGTgagcgtcttcttcttctgacatTTAAGCCGGAAAATCAGTTGacggcttttttattttgatttttcttttatatttgacCATCAAGGCGCGCTGTTTGGCAGCTACGCTATAGAAGGGCAGAACACATTTTtccttgtgtttttcatttctttcgtttaaaaaaaaatgtttagactTTGGTGATGTATCAACGTTCAAACTTGCTGGTAGGGCATCTCTCTCGTCTCGAGATGAAGAATGCGTCATTCTTGTTTCTTTCGGGACTGAAAGAGCCGTCTCACCAGATATCCCGCTGCGGTTTATCACGAATTTCTTTCAGACCCGAGGCACCAACATGACAACAAAACAAGTCAGAATGATCAAAGACTCGTCGGAATCAGATTGCATCACGTGATTCTTTAGGCTACTCTGTGCATTCAACCCACCACAAGGTGCGTGCTGAGAAGCgtcaaatttcctttttacaattttttttttttgttatttaaatttttttaaaatttatttaaacacgaaaacaaaattttttttttttgggggggggacTCTGGCCAGACATCAGACACCATAGCCTACAGAGTACAGACTTTCCTCCCCCAACGAGAGATGTGTCAACTACGGAAGCAGCCGACggctttgtttttgttgtggtTTCGTTTCTGTGTgggttgaagaaaaatgacgTAGTTGTACATAATTCACTGATTTCGTAAGCTTTGTTTGCCTACGAGAGCTCAAGGCTTGCTCTGaagcttttttgtttcattatgcATCAATAAAAGTTACCGTTAAGTGTGAAGAGTCAGAGAAAATGATGGACGACGAGCATCTTTTAATCGAGGACCGGAATAAAAGCAAGTTTAGAATTACAGTTGAACCTGTTGGATTTTTATTCGTCGTCGCCTCCATCATTCAAGTATTTATATAACAATTTCATgaataaacttttttaataaaactaaTTTATGTTTATATAGGCTATCgtgattcaaaatttgtaccTCAACAAAACTTGTGTTGTGAATTTTCAGCTCAATTTAACTGATTGTAGCACTCATAATCATACCGTTGAAAGTGATTCTGATCACGCAACAGAAATCCAAAAATATGTCAGCAACCTAAACATTTATGGTTCTCTCATTGAAAATGTACCATCCATAATAATGGTTTTGTTTCTCGGACCGTGGAgcgaaagaaatggaagaaaactgCCCATGATTATTCCACTCATAGGCCACATATGTTCCGTTTCCATGTACATATTAAACTACTATTTCACATCGTGGCCAGCAGAATACATATTGTTTGCAAGTATACCATTAGGCTTGTGTGGAGGAACTGCCACTTTGTTGATGGCATTAAACAGGTTTACATTCATACTGTACTTTATTGTGATCAATCATGATAATAACTCGGTCGTTCTTATTTCTACTATATAACAGTTACATTGCCGACATCACTACCTCGCATACCAGGACATCACGCATTTCAATTTTGTACGGCTGTATGGCGATTTCGTTCCCAGTGGCCAACTTCGTCAGTATTTACATTTACACTTACGGCGGGTTTTTCGCCATTTGGGGAACGTCTTTGGGATTGGGTGTAAGCACCCTTTGTTAcatcatctttttcatcaaagaCTCGCGCGGGCGCGAATCAGCAGAAAACCAAATAGGAAATATTTATTCACCCGTTGTTGACTACAGCCAAGAGAGCGAAGAATTTTCTAATTCAGGCACCACCGGTTGCCGTTGCGATTCGGTTGCCTTAAACCTATGGGAATGTTTCGCTGTGACATTTCAGCCACGCAACGGATACAAAAGAGCCTGTTTATCCATTCTTTTGGCCGCaatgtgtgtttttgtttaccaAAGTACTAACGTTTATATTTTAAGCTTTTCTTTGCGTTTTCtgtcatttctatttttttttttcgtcttgtgCAGTACCAGGATCCGTTACGTACCTCTACGCCAGAAAGCTATTTGATTGGGATCAACCACAGTTTGCCTTGTTTTCAACCATTTCTAGCTTGACAACTGTTATCGGTacgtttcttttctaaatGTGGTTTATCGTGTTTACATGGGTTGAATATTTTGATCTATTAGGAAGCCTTATTATTCTGCCTCTTCTGAGTTCCTATTTCGAAGTTCGTGATGTCGTCATTGGTATTTTTGCTATTTTGGGCAATATAGCAGGTTATTTGACGATTGCCTTTGCCGTATCTCCTTTGATGCTCTATTTGGGTAAAAGAGTTTCGATCTTTTCTAACGATAAACTATTTGAttaacataatttttctttctgcagcCTCTTTTGGGTTCGTGTTGACTGCTAGCATCGGAGTGGTTATTCGTTCGATGCTTTCCAAGCTCGTGCTCAGTGATGAATTGAGCCACGTCTACTCTGTGTTGGCCTCTTTGGAGTCCTTGGTGCCTTTAGTTTCGACTTTCACttataatttgatttataaAGCGACTATCGAATTCTTTCCCGGTTGtgttttcgtcgttttcagCGGCTTCCTCGTCGTACTTTTAATACTGCTCTTGTAAGTAGTTTCCAACTACTCGTATTTAAGTTCTTTGAAGTCTAAATTTTCGTACATCACTTTTTCTAGGGTTGTCTTGCTGCTGCAATGGAAGGAAAAGAACGATCCGGTGCTTTATAGCAGTCCAGAAAATCCTAGTATAACTGAAGCGGATCAAACTTCCTAGACTTCATCTGTCTTCGTCCACATAGCCTAATAACTCTAGTTGGatttaatatatattttggATGACTTACATATCTACTCACTATCCAGTGATATCTTGTAGAAACAAGGTACTagtaaaatttatatttaaaaatattgaaagttCAAAATTTGGTGAACTATAAATTGTGTATACATTTACATTATTATCATCACActttcaataaatttgtttcGATGCGGAAGCCACCTCacttttttaagaatttctgaaagcatttaaatttttgtattttattttcgcaaCAAAAGTT
The sequence above is a segment of the Daphnia pulex isolate KAP4 chromosome 11, ASM2113471v1 genome. Coding sequences within it:
- the LOC124207003 gene encoding solute carrier family 46 member 3-like, with translation MMDDEHLLIEDRNKSKFRITVEPVGFLFVVASIIQAIVIQNLYLNKTCVVNFQLNLTDCSTHNHTVESDSDHATEIQKYVSNLNIYGSLIENVPSIIMVLFLGPWSERNGRKLPMIIPLIGHICSVSMYILNYYFTSWPAEYILFASIPLGLCGGTATLLMALNSYIADITTSHTRTSRISILYGCMAISFPVANFVSIYIYTYGGFFAIWGTSLGLGVSTLCYIIFFIKDSRGRESAENQIGNIYSPVVDYSQESEEFSNSGTTGCRCDSVALNLWECFAVTFQPRNGYKRACLSILLAAMCVFVYQIPGSVTYLYARKLFDWDQPQFALFSTISSLTTVIGSLIILPLLSSYFEVRDVVIGIFAILGNIAGYLTIAFAVSPLMLYLASFGFVLTASIGVVIRSMLSKLVLSDELSHVYSVLASLESLVPLVSTFTYNLIYKATIEFFPGCVFVVFSGFLVVLLILLLVVLLLQWKEKNDPVLYSSPENPSITEADQTS
- the LOC124206987 gene encoding fasciculation and elongation protein zeta-2-like, coding for MADLSAEAPLAPSEEWNEFSDFQQAVEFNNGNDNGNTTNNSSPPPRNKALDNVKKMESSSSNNMADHFGETSSSLSTSLEDLVNTFDDKITKCFRDLDQNVESLAPVQIRNQDDIINESQMWWTLTGNYGNILPIDWSKSMTRRLHLPTLQLHDRQKPSQEVDTLSDEDEAVASDLDLHALIVAHNPPDLEIEPLQSAEEVIKEIDDLMQDPSSPEMSENMHQSPDTPECAMPYRLSNAIHQEKLETWSVGQLNELLSELEWRVQHHSETLIAELALRDELEYEKELKNTFISLLLNVQNKRRQMTANQKKPATNATTPTGKNGNKMGSGFTSQPDCKYITTVIPYHPGNGPPSNPTVQVLIKILRAIVEDSPTVPTLLTDYILKVLCPT